The Pongo abelii isolate AG06213 chromosome 7, NHGRI_mPonAbe1-v2.0_pri, whole genome shotgun sequence genome contains the following window.
ACCGAGAAGCTGGTCAAGGAACTCGGACAGCTACCACAAGGACACAGACCCTTCAGGGCTGAGGTGTAGGGACCGTTGTCCCTTCTAGCTGAATTTTTCCTACAAACTCCACCATGTGCTTATAGGAAGATGTGAGATTTTCCTGAAAACCTTCCCCATGGTCTGGTTGGAGGGAAACAACCTCAGCCACTGCTGAAAAGCTGCACAAGTCCATCGGTTCCAGCTTCCTACAGAGAAAATAGCCTTCATCTGCAGGAGGAAAAGCCACAAAAGTGGGCACAAATGGAAACCCCCCACAGctgggagagggaagagaaaatatcAAAACGTCCAGCCCTGGGGGTGACGTGAGATCACAGGCTATGACCAGAACTAAAGCCAGAGGAGCCGTGGTTGTGAGGACCACATCCCAGGcacacaccccagacacacaTCCCAGATACACACCCCAGACACACATCCCAGATACACATCCCAGATACACATCCCAGacacacaccccagacacacaTCCCAGATACACACCCCAGACACACATCCCAGACACACATCCCAGATACacaccccagacacacacacatcccagacacacaccccagacacacaCCCCAGatacacaccccccacacacacacaccccagacacacaccccagacacacaTCCCAGacacacaccccagacacacaTCCCAGATACACACCCCAGACACACATCCCAGATACACACCCCAGACACACATCCCAGTcacacaccccagacacacaTCCCAGATACACACCCCAGACACACATCCCAGTcacacaccccagacacacaTCCCAGAGACACACCCCAGACACACATTCCAGACACACGTCCCAGATACacaccccagacacacacacatcccagacacacaccccagacacacaCCCCAGAtacacaccccccccacacacacatcccagacacacaccccagacacacaTCCCAGacacacaccccagacacacaccccagatacacacacatcccagacacacaccccagacaca
Protein-coding sequences here:
- the LOC134761817 gene encoding histidine-rich glycoprotein-like, which codes for MDLGTQDGICRHTPQTHIPDTHPRHTSQIHIPDTHPRHTPQTHIPDTHPRHTSQTHIPDTHPRHTHIPDTHPRHTPQIHTPHTHTPQTHTPDTHPRHTPQTHIPDTHPRHTSQIHTPDTHPSHTPQTHIPDTHPRHTSQSHTPDTHPRDTPQTHIPDTRPRYTPQTHTHPRHTPQTHTPDTHPPHTHIPDTHPRHTSQTHTPDTHPRYTHIPDTHPRHTSQTHTPDTHPRHTHIPHTPDTHPRHTHIPDTHPTHTHTSQTHTPDTHPTHTHPPDTHTSQTHTPDTHPTYTHPRHTSQTHTPDTHTSQTHTPDTYPTHTHIPDTHPTHTSHTHTHPRHTPQTQTHPRYTL